CAAAATATCAGATGCACTTTCACCGATATGCTTAGTTTGAGAGGCGATAAAAGCATAGAGTTCTTCGTCAATAGTAATGGTCTTCATAATTCCACAAAATAACTACAGGGGGGATGGTCGCTATTATAAGACGATAGGATAGTATTTTTCAGCAAAAAATTGTGATGATTTTCACATTGAGCAAAATTTTGATCCTCTATTATTCGCAATTCTATACCAATGTATCGCAGACAAAGATTACAGATAATCCACTATAGGCTAATATTACTGAGCAAATTCCTAAAAACATCTAACCTACCTTGGATAGTAACCCAACCGGTAGAAAAAACCTTTTTTTGGGGAAATTTGGCATGGGTGAGTTTATTCCCGTTGATGGAATCTAAACTATTGTTATCAGTTTACTTAGCTATATTCACTAGACCATAAGGAAGCCTAACTAGAAATGCAGCAAACTATTAGCCATGCAATTGAACAAATTTCGAAACATGTGATAGGTAAACGCCGGCAAATCAAATTAGCTCTAACCTGTCTGTTGGCGAACGGCCATTTATTGATTGAGGACTTACCCGGCATGGGTAAAACCACCTTATCCCATGCCTTGGCAAAGGTGCTTGGTTTAGATTTTTCGCGGATCCAGTTCACCTCAGATCTGTTACCTGCCGACATGTTAGGCCTGAATATTTTTGACAGTGCCAAACAAGCTTTTCAGTTTCATCCAGGTCCGATTTTTAGCCAAATTGTATTAGCGGATGAAATTAACCGTGCCAGCCCCAAAACACAAAGCGCCCTTCTCGAAGCGATGGAAGAGAAACAGGTGAGTTTAGATGGTGAAACCCGACCTTTGCCAAGCCCATTTTTCGTCATAGGTACACAAAATCCGGCGCATCAGTCTGGTACCTACCCCTTACCCGAATCACAGTTAGACCGTTTTTTAATGCGCATCCAACTTGGTTACCCCGATTGGCAAGCTGAAAAACAAATGCTCTTAGAGCAAGACTCTAGCGGCTCGGAAGAATTAAGTAGTGTGATGACCTGTCAGCAATTTATTGCTTTGCAAAAAGCGGCAAATGAAGTGCACTGCTCTGATGCTATTTTGGACTATGTCCTAAAATTAGTTACCTATAGCAGAGAAATAGAAGGATTCCCTAACCCTTTATCACCCCGAGCGAGCAAAGCTTTAGTTGCAGCGGCGAAGGCGTGGGCCTATATCGAAGGTCGGGATTATCTG
Above is a window of Aliiglaciecola sp. LCG003 DNA encoding:
- a CDS encoding AAA family ATPase, which gives rise to MQQTISHAIEQISKHVIGKRRQIKLALTCLLANGHLLIEDLPGMGKTTLSHALAKVLGLDFSRIQFTSDLLPADMLGLNIFDSAKQAFQFHPGPIFSQIVLADEINRASPKTQSALLEAMEEKQVSLDGETRPLPSPFFVIGTQNPAHQSGTYPLPESQLDRFLMRIQLGYPDWQAEKQMLLEQDSSGSEELSSVMTCQQFIALQKAANEVHCSDAILDYVLKLVTYSREIEGFPNPLSPRASKALVAAAKAWAYIEGRDYLIPEDIQAVLPSVAEHRMRAAIADFSGQDALSDKLLKAIDPLAA